A segment of the Nasonia vitripennis strain AsymCx chromosome 2, Nvit_psr_1.1, whole genome shotgun sequence genome:
CAAAATCAAAGGTCATATTTGCCCTGTGTTAACGAGTTCAGTTAGTGCAGTTTCCTTATTGATAACAGATTAAATAGAGAAAAAGttacgatttttatttttctaaaatatcTACAAACTTTTAAACTTCAAAAGTTAAAATAGAAACTTTTTTGTGTAGGTTGGTATAGAGTTCATGGACCTGTATAGCCATCTCATCCCAGTATACGATGTAGAACCACTAGAGAAAATTACTGATGCATACCTTGATCAATATTTATGGTATGAAGCGGACAAACGTCGGCTGTTTCCACCATGGGTAAAGCCAGCTGACACTGAACCACCACCGCTTCTCGTGTATAAATGGTGTCAGGGTATCAATAACCTTCAAGATGTTTGGGATGTCAGCGAAGGCGAATGCAATGTCTTACTTGAGTCGAAGTTTGAAAAGCTTTACGAGAAGATCGATTTGACGCTGCTCAATCGTTTGCTGCGTTTGATTGTCGACCATAACATTGCCGATTACATGACAGCCAAGAATAACGTCGTCATTAATTACAAGGACATGAACCACACCAACAGTTACGGTATCATCAGAGGTTTGCAATTCGCCTCTTTCATCGCTCAGTACTATGGACTTGTATTGGATCTACTGGTACTTGGCCTACAGAGAGCCAGTGAAATGGCTGGACCGCCGCAAATGCCCAATGATTTCCTCACCTTCcaggtaataataataaaaatagaacaCCTTTTTGTACCTTCGAGTTTCAGGAtatcgatatttttatttagtaGAATATTGACCTATCAAAACTCGAAGATAAACTGTCATGTTTGCCCTGCATCAGTGTCTTACGTATCTGATGCAGTTTCCAAAACGACAACAATGCCTATACGTGCAAAAAATTTCAGTTTCgtaaatatcaataattgttttaaaataggCACAATATATCTTTTTAGGACGTTGCATCAGAAACAGCTCATCCCATCCGTTTATACTGCCGCTACGTCGATAGAATTCATTTATTCCTTCGGTTTACGGCGGACGAAGCTCGGGATTTGATTCAGCGTTACCTGACTGAACATCCCGATCCGAACAATGAGAATATCGTCGGATATAACAACAAGAAATGCTGGCCTCGAGATGCTAGAATGCGTCTCATGAAGCACGACGTCAATCTCGGCCGTGCTGTGTTCTGGGACATCAAGAACCGTCTGCCCCGATCAACCACAACCGTGCAATGGGAAAACAGTTTTGTCAGCGTCTACAGCAAAGACAACCCTAATCTACTCTTCAACATGAGTGGATTCGAATGTCGCATTCTACCCAAGTGCAGGATGACTCACGAAGAATTCACTCACAGGGATGGCGTGTGGAATTTGCAAAATGAGGTGACCAAGGAGCGAACAGCTCAGTGTTTCCTGAGGGTCGATGATGAAAGCTTGCAGCGTTTCCATAACCGTGTTAGGCAGATTCTCATGGCCTCCGGTTCGACGACGTTTACTAAGATCGTTAACAAATGGAACACAGCTTTGATCGGTCTGATGACGTACTTCCGCGAAGCCGTGGTCAACACACAAGAGCTTCTAGACCTGCTTGTCAAGTGTGAAAACAAAATTCAGACACGTATTAAGATTGGTCTTAACTCGAAAATGCCCTCGAGATTCCCTCCGGTCGTGTTTTACACACCGAAGGAGTTGGGGGGACTGGGTATGTTGTCAATGGGACACGTGCTTATTCCGCAATCAGATCTCAGATGGTCCAAGCAGACCGATGTTGGCATCACTCATTTCCGTTCTGGTATGAGCCACGATGAAGATCAGCTGATTCCCAACTTGTACAGATACATCCAACCATGGGAATCGGAGTTTATTGATTCTCAGAGAGTATGGGCTGAGTATGCACTTAAAAGGCAGGAGGCCAATGCACAAAATCGCAGGTTAACATTGGAGGATCTTGAAGACAGCTGGGATCGTGGTATTCCTAGGATTAATACACTGTTCCAGAAAGACAGGCACACGTTGGCTTATGACAAGGGCTGGCGTATAAGGACGGAGTTCAAACAATATCAGgtacattaaattatattctACAGTAAATTACTCTCATGACATTAGTTAAGTTTATGATTTTAAATAGTTGAGCAAAGTACTATGATGAATTGTCTAGGGGTCCTGAAATCAACCAATAATGTGGGTTGACTGCTGCAGTATTTTTTGATGAGTTGTCTGTGACGAAACATCAAGTACTGTAGTAGGATCATAAGCTAATCTGActattttattcatatataAACTTACAATCTAACATTATTCACGTCTTGTActctaataaaaaataaaaatacacattaATAATATGCGTGATTTTGTATCTAGGTCTTGAAGCAAAATCCGTTCTGGTGGACTCACCAACGTCACGATGGTAAATTGTGGAACTTGAATAACTATAGAACTGATATGATTCAAGCACTTGGCGGAGTTGAAGGAATTTTGGAACACACTCTGTTCAAGGGAACATATTTCCCAACATGGGAGGGTCTTTTCTGGTAAGAAACGATTttcttaaataataaatacctAAGTATAATGAaaactaatataaaaattgaatttaatagGGAAAAGGCGTCTGGTTTCGAAGAATCAATGAAGTACAAAAAACTTACCAATGCTCAGCGATCTGGTTTGAATCAAATTCCCAATCGTCGATTCACTTTATGGTGGTCACCGACAATCAACAGAGCTAACGTGTACGTTGGTTTCCAAGTGCAATTAGATTTGACAGGAATTTTCATGCACGGTAAAATTCCAACGCTAAAGATCTCgcttattcaaattttccgtGCTCACTTGTGGCAGAAGGTCCACGAGTCAATCGTCATGGATCTTTGTCAAGTATTCGATCAAGAACTCGACGCTCTTGAAATCGAAACAGTGCAAAAGGAAACCATCCATCCTAGGAAATCTTACAAGATGAATTCTTCCTGTGCTGACATCTTGCTCTTCTCCGCTTATAAGTGGAACGTATCCAGGCCGTCCTTGCTTGCCGACTCTAAGGACGTTATGGATAACACGACAACACAAAAGTATTGGATTGACGTGCAGCTCAGGTGGGGTGACTACGATTCCCACGATATCGAACGATATGCTCGAGCTAAGTTCCTGGATTACACTACAGACAACATGTCCATCTATCCGTCTCCTACTGGTCTTTTGATAGCCATAGATTTGGCTTACAATCTCCACAGCGCTTACGGTAATTGGTTCCCTGGCTGCAAACCACTCATACAACAAGCCATGGCCAAGATCATGAAGGCAAATCCTGCGCTTTACGTACTTCGAGAACGTATAAGAAAAGCGTTGCAGCTATATTCTTCGGAACCCACTGAGCCTTACCTATCGTCGCAGAACTACGGAGAACTGTTCTGTAACCAAATCATCTGGTTCGTCGATGATACAAACGTATACCGTGTCACAATCCACAAGACCTTCGAGGGTAATTTAACAACTAAACCCATCAACGGAGCTATCTTCATCTTCAATCCCAGAACAGGTCAACTATTCTTGAAAATTATTCACACGTCTGTGTGGGCTGGCCAAAAACGTTTGGGACAGTTGGCGAAGTGGAAGACTGCTGAGGAAGTAGCGGCTTTGATTCGTTCTTTGCCAGTCGAAGAACAGCCGAAACAAATCATCGTCACGAGAAAAGGTATGTTGGATCCGCTCGAAGTACATCTGCTCGACTTCCCCAATATCGTCATCAAGGGATCCGAGTTGCAACTGCCTTTCCAGGCTTGCTTAAAGGTTGAAAAGTTCGGTGATCTCATCTTGAAGGCTACTGAACCTCAGATGGTGTTGTTCAACTTATATGATGATTGGCTTAAGACGATTTCGTCTTATACAGCCTTCTCGCGTCTTATTCTCATCCTTCGAGCTCTACACGTCAATACCGAGAGAACAAAGGTTGTACTCAAACCAGACAAAACAACAATTACCGAGCCACATCACATCTGGCCTTCGTTAACAGATGACGAATGGGTAAAGGTTGAAGTACAATTGAAGGATCTCATTCTCGCCGATTATGGAAAGAAGAACAACGTGAATGTTGCTTCACTCACGCAATCTGAAATCCGTGATATTATTCTTGGTATGGAGATCAGTGCTCCGTCCGCACAACGACAACAGATCGCTGAAATCGAAAAACAAACAAAGGAGCAGTCGCAACTTACCGCTACCACTACGAGAACCGTCAACAAGCACGGAGACGAAATCATTACCGCAACTACTTCAAACTACGAGACGCAGTCTTTCAGTTCAAAAACGGAATGGCGTATTCGAGCGATTTCAGCCACAAATTTGCATTTGCGAACGAATCACATCTACGTTTCGTCCGACGATATCAAGGAGACTGGCTACACGTATATTTTGCCGAAAAACGTTCTTAAGAAATTCGTCACGATCTCAGATTTACGTGCTCAGGTAACGATCGGAATTTATTTAATCTGTTTACACtatcaaatattattttttaaaatttaattaattatctcTTTTGTTAGATTGCGGGATATTTGTACGGAGTAAGCCCACCTGACAATCCTCAAGTAAAGGAAATTAGATGTATTGTAATGCCTCCTCAATGGGGTACACATCAAACTGTACATTTACCACATATGCTACCAAATCATCAATACCTCAAAGAAATGGAACCGCTTGGATGGATACATACTCAACCCAATGAATTGCCACAATTATCACCTCAAgtatgatattttatttttaaaaattgaattaatgctgtcttttatttttaatggaTTAAATATTTACGTTATTCATTTGTTTTATAGGATATATCAACGCATGCAAGAATAATGGCGGAGAATTCTTCATGGGATGGAGAGAAAACTATTGTGATAACTTGCAGTTTTACGCCTGGTTCCTGTTCTCTTACTGCATATAAACTTACGCCCAGGTTTGTCTCAGCAATTTTCGCAGGcataaaaattaaacataCATCTGACAATAACAGTAAAACTAACAAATATTTTCCATTTTAGTGGATTCGAATGGGGAAAACAAAACACAGACAAGGGTAATAATCCTAAAGGATATCTTCCTAGCCATTACGAGAAAGTTCAGATGCTGTTATCTGATAGATTCCTTGGATTCTTCATGGTACCAAGCCAAGGATCATGGAATTACAACTTCATGGGTTagtatattaatataaatttttctagtacattttattttcattgtaTCAATgtgaattattcaaaaattaatttccaaCTTATTTTAGGTGTAAGGCACGATCCCAGCATGAAGTATGAGCTCCAGTTAATAAATCCAAAAGAATTCTATCATGAGGTACATCGACCAGCTCATTTCCTGAACTTTGCCAGTTTGGAAGACGGTGATGGAGTTAGTGCCGATCGAGAAGACATGTATGCTTAATATATTAAGAAATTTAACTATAAGACACTTATGTAAATAGTTTTGCTTAGAATGTAAACTGTAAAATAACCGACTATATGGGCATGATAATATtgtaattacatttttacagAAAGTGAGTACAATTTACAATGTAAATtagataattaattttcacgAAATATTACATTAGTAATTTCCTTACTGTTCAAGTTCATATTTATTTAGGCATTTATCATGTcccaaatatttaattataaattcgttttttaaataataaagaagaatttttaaaaatatgcgatttttcaaatttgacTAGAAAATAGTAGTGACATACTGCGTAAACTGGATATGCTTCTATTCTTGATCATGTATTCGACGTTCTGTCTTCGCTTAAGTTACGCAGTTttggtaatttttatattgttaAGAGACCACTTACCTTGATTACGTTTCGTGTAATTGATGCAAGGAAAGcatgaaaaaataatccaaAAGAGATCAAGTTTACAAAATCagtttcaatatatatttcaCATACAGAcattaaaaattacaattttatgATTATAAGAGAAAATAGGTTACGATAAGATTGTACTTTGCTATAAATAAATGCAGATTAAGctaataaaaaaagtcaaaatGTTTATGCGACATTAAAATCTTGCAATTATCTGCCATTTTCAAAGTGTCTCGTCTTAAACTCTCGATGCAACTGACTCACACTCTTATAATTAAACTACACGTAACTTACCTACTAAAGAGACAGATATACATCTACAAATATTAtctcatatatttatataaaacataCATATAAGGTAACGTTAAAACGATTGTAAAGTATATGGTACACAAGGATATAATTTGACTAGAAAATAGCAGTGACGAGTCATAGTGCATCGAGCTAGCGGATTATCGCATTCATTGATTATATTCTTAAAAGCACCCTGATAGCCAATTCAGCGTATGCATTGTTATTACGGCTTTTCACGCTTAACATTAAAATTATGAATTAGATTGTATTGAGATTAAGAGAATTTTCATCCTACTAAGGTCTTTTATCGGTAGTTTTGATAATGCTCAGCACTATCTAAAAGTATAATTACAATACTCTTGtttttataagtatttattcTTACAcaacttattttaaatagaA
Coding sequences within it:
- the LOC100123834 gene encoding pre-mRNA-processing-splicing factor 8 isoform X1, giving the protein MSIPPYLLGPNPWAQMMAQQQAHAQLAAAQAAHAQAAAAAQAQAAHHAHMQAMSGGGPPLPQPPKQPETAISEEKMQEKAQKWQQLQSKRFAEKRKFGFVDAQKEDMPPEHIRKIIRDHGDMSSRKYRHDKRVYLGALKYMPHAVMKLLENMPMPWEQIRDVKVLYHITGAITFVNEIPWVIEPVYIAQWGTMWVMMRREKRDRRHFKRMRFPPFDDEEPPLDYADNVLDVEPLEAIQIELDSEEDSSVASWFYEHKPLVGTKYVNGSTYRKWNLSLPMMATLYRLANPLLTDLVDHNYFYLFDPKSFFTAKALNMAIPGGPKFEPLVKDSNAADEDWNEFNDINKIIIRQPIRTEYRIAFPYLYNNMPHFVHLSWYHAPNVVYIKTEDPDLPAFYFDPLINPISHRNSLKTMEPTIEEDEDFVLPEEDQPFLQETPLYTDNTANGIALLWAPRPFNTRSGRTRRAIDIPLVKAWYREHCPPGQPVKVRVSYQKLLKYYVLNALKHRPPKPQKKRYLFRSFKSTKFFQTTTLDWVEAGLQVCRQGYNMLNLLIHRKNLNYLHLDYNFNLKPSKTLTTKERKKSRFGNAFHLCREILRLTKLIIDSHVQYRLNNVDAFQLADGLQYIFAHVGQLTGMYRYKYKLMRQIRMCKDLKHLIYYRFNTGPVGKGPGCGFWAPGWRVWLFFMRGITPLLERWLGNLLSRQFEGRHSKGVAKTVTKQRVESHFDLELRASVMHDIVDMMPEGIKQNKARTILQHLSEAWRCWKANIPWKVPGLPIPIENMILRYVKMKADWWTNTAHYNRERIRRGATVDKTVCKKNLGRLTRLYLKAEQERQHNYLKDGPYISPEEAVAIYTTTVHWLESRRFAPIPFPPLSYKHDTKLLILALERLKEAYSVKSRLNQSQREELGLIEQAYDNPHEALSRIKRHLLTQRAFKEVGIEFMDLYSHLIPVYDVEPLEKITDAYLDQYLWYEADKRRLFPPWVKPADTEPPPLLVYKWCQGINNLQDVWDVSEGECNVLLESKFEKLYEKIDLTLLNRLLRLIVDHNIADYMTAKNNVVINYKDMNHTNSYGIIRGLQFASFIAQYYGLVLDLLVLGLQRASEMAGPPQMPNDFLTFQDVASETAHPIRLYCRYVDRIHLFLRFTADEARDLIQRYLTEHPDPNNENIVGYNNKKCWPRDARMRLMKHDVNLGRAVFWDIKNRLPRSTTTVQWENSFVSVYSKDNPNLLFNMSGFECRILPKCRMTHEEFTHRDGVWNLQNEVTKERTAQCFLRVDDESLQRFHNRVRQILMASGSTTFTKIVNKWNTALIGLMTYFREAVVNTQELLDLLVKCENKIQTRIKIGLNSKMPSRFPPVVFYTPKELGGLGMLSMGHVLIPQSDLRWSKQTDVGITHFRSGMSHDEDQLIPNLYRYIQPWESEFIDSQRVWAEYALKRQEANAQNRRLTLEDLEDSWDRGIPRINTLFQKDRHTLAYDKGWRIRTEFKQYQVLKQNPFWWTHQRHDGKLWNLNNYRTDMIQALGGVEGILEHTLFKGTYFPTWEGLFWEKASGFEESMKYKKLTNAQRSGLNQIPNRRFTLWWSPTINRANVYVGFQVQLDLTGIFMHGKIPTLKISLIQIFRAHLWQKVHESIVMDLCQVFDQELDALEIETVQKETIHPRKSYKMNSSCADILLFSAYKWNVSRPSLLADSKDVMDNTTTQKYWIDVQLRWGDYDSHDIERYARAKFLDYTTDNMSIYPSPTGLLIAIDLAYNLHSAYGNWFPGCKPLIQQAMAKIMKANPALYVLRERIRKALQLYSSEPTEPYLSSQNYGELFCNQIIWFVDDTNVYRVTIHKTFEGNLTTKPINGAIFIFNPRTGQLFLKIIHTSVWAGQKRLGQLAKWKTAEEVAALIRSLPVEEQPKQIIVTRKGMLDPLEVHLLDFPNIVIKGSELQLPFQACLKVEKFGDLILKATEPQMVLFNLYDDWLKTISSYTAFSRLILILRALHVNTERTKVVLKPDKTTITEPHHIWPSLTDDEWVKVEVQLKDLILADYGKKNNVNVASLTQSEIRDIILGMEISAPSAQRQQIAEIEKQTKEQSQLTATTTRTVNKHGDEIITATTSNYETQSFSSKTEWRIRAISATNLHLRTNHIYVSSDDIKETGYTYILPKNVLKKFVTISDLRAQIAGYLYGVSPPDNPQVKEIRCIVMPPQWGTHQTVHLPHMLPNHQYLKEMEPLGWIHTQPNELPQLSPQDISTHARIMAENSSWDGEKTIVITCSFTPGSCSLTAYKLTPSGFEWGKQNTDKGNNPKGYLPSHYEKVQMLLSDRFLGFFMVPSQGSWNYNFMGVRHDPSMKYELQLINPKEFYHEVHRPAHFLNFASLEDGDGVSADREDMYA
- the LOC100123834 gene encoding pre-mRNA-processing-splicing factor 8 isoform X2, with protein sequence MSIPPYLLGPNPWAQMMAQQQAHAQLAAAQAAHAQAAAAAQAQAAHHAHMQAMSGGGPPLPQPPKQPETAISEEKMQEKAQKWQQLQSKRFAEKRKFGFVDAQKEDMPPEHIRKIIRDHGDMSSRKYRHDKRVYLGALKYMPHAVMKLLENMPMPWEQIRDVKVLYHITGAITFVNEIPWVIEPVYIAQWGTMWVMMRREKRDRRHFKRMRFPPFDDEEPPLDYADNVLDVEPLEAIQIELDSEEDSSVASWFYEHKPLVGTKYVNGSTYRKWNLSLPMMATLYRLANPLLTDLVDHNYFYLFDPKSFFTAKALNMAIPGGPKFEPLVKDSNAADEDWNEFNDINKIIIRQPIRTEYRIAFPYLYNNMPHFVHLSWYHAPNVVYIKTEDPDLPAFYFDPLINPISHRNSLKTMEPTIEEDEDFVLPEEDQPFLQETPLYTDNTANGIALLWAPRPFNTRSGRTRRAIDIPLVKAWYREHCPPGQPVKVRVSYQKLLKYYVLNALKHRPPKPQKKRYLFRSFKSTKFFQTTTLDWVEAGLQVCRQGYNMLNLLIHRKNLNYLHLDYNFNLKPSKTLTTKERKKSRFGNAFHLCREILRLTKLIIDSHVQYRLNNVDAFQLADGLQYIFAHVGQLTGMYRYKYKLMRQIRMCKDLKHLIYYRFNTGPVGKGPGCGFWAPGWRVWLFFMRGITPLLERWLGNLLSRQFEGRHSKGVAKTVTKQRVESHFDLELRASVMHDIVDMMPEGIKQNKARTILQHLSEAWRCWKANIPWKVPGLPIPIENMILRYVKMKADWWTNTAHYNRERIRRGATVDKTVCKKNLGRLTRLYLKAEQERQHNYLKDGPYISPEEAVAIYTTTVHWLESRRFAPIPFPPLSYKHDTKLLILALERLKEAYSVKSRLNQSQREELGLIEQAYDNPHEALSRIKRHLLTQRAFKEVGIEFMDLYSHLIPVYDVEPLEKITDAYLDQYLWYEADKRRLFPPWVKPADTEPPPLLVYKWCQGINNLQDVWDVSEGECNVLLESKFEKLYEKIDLTLLNRLLRLIVDHNIADYMTAKNNVVINYKDMNHTNSYGIIRGLQFASFIAQYYGLVLDLLVLGLQRASEMAGPPQMPNDFLTFQDVASETAHPIRLYCRYVDRIHLFLRFTADEARDLIQRYLTEHPDPNNENIVGYNNKKCWPRDARMRLMKHDVNLGRAVFWDIKNRLPRSTTTVQWENSFVSVYSKDNPNLLFNMSGFECRILPKCRMTHEEFTHRDGVWNLQNEVTKERTAQCFLRVDDESLQRFHNRVRQILMASGSTTFTKIVNKWNTALIGLMTYFREAVVNTQELLDLLVKCENKIQTRIKIGLNSKMPSRFPPVVFYTPKELGGLGMLSMGHVLIPQSDLRWSKQTDVGITHFRSGMSHDEDQLIPNLYRYIQPWESEFIDSQRVWAEYALKRQEANAQNRRLTLEDLEDSWDRGIPRINTLFQKDRHTLAYDKGWRIRTEFKQYQVLKQNPFWWTHQRHDGKLWNLNNYRTDMIQALGGVEGILEHTLFKGTYFPTWEGLFWEKASGFEESMKYKKLTNAQRSGLNQIPNRRFTLWWSPTINRANVYVGFQVQLDLTGIFMHGKIPTLKISLIQIFRAHLWQKVHESIVMDLCQVFDQELDALEIETVQKETIHPRKSYKMNSSCADILLFSAYKWNVSRPSLLADSKDVMDNTTTQKYWIDVQLRWGDYDSHDIERYARAKFLDYTTDNMSIYPSPTGLLIAIDLAYNLHSAYGNWFPGCKPLIQQAMAKIMKANPALYVLRERIRKALQLYSSEPTEPYLSSQNYGELFCNQIIWFVDDTNVYRVTIHKTFEGNLTTKPINGAIFIFNPRTGQLFLKIIHTSVWAGQKRLGQLAKWKTAEEVAALIRSLPVEEQPKQIIVTRKGMLDPLEVHLLDFPNIVIKGSELQLPFQACLKVEKFGDLILKATEPQMVLFNLYDDWLKTISSYTAFSRLILILRALHVNTERTKVVLKPDKTTITEPHHIWPSLTDDEWVKVEVQLKDLILADYGKKNNVNVASLTQSEIRDIILGMEISAPSAQRQQIAEIEKQTKEQSQLTATTTRTVNKHGDEIITATTSNYETQSFSSKTEWRIRAISATNLHLRTNHIYVSSDDIKETGYTYILPKNVLKKFVTISDLRAQIAGYLYGVSPPDNPQVKEIRCIVMPPQWGTHQTVHLPHMLPNHQYLKEMEPLGWIHTQPNELPQLSPQDISTHARIMAENSSWDGEKTIVITCSFTPGSCSLTAYKLTPSGFEWGKQNTDKGNNPKGYLPSHYEKVQMLLSDRFLGFFMVPSQGSWNYNFMG